One genomic window of Quercus lobata isolate SW786 chromosome 9, ValleyOak3.0 Primary Assembly, whole genome shotgun sequence includes the following:
- the LOC115959889 gene encoding V-type proton ATPase 16 kDa proteolipid subunit-like, which translates to MSSSSSEFSGDETAPFFGFLGAAAALVFSCMGAAYGTAKSGVGVASMGVMRPELVMKSIVPVVMAGVLGIYGLIIAVIISTGINPKAKSYYLFDGYAHLSSGLSCGLAGLSAGMAIGIVGDAGVRANAQQPKLFVGMILILIFAEALALYGLIVGIILSSRAGQSRAD; encoded by the exons ATGTCATCTTCTTCATCCGAATTCAGCGGCGACGAAACCGCACCCTTCTTCGGGTTCCTGGGAGCGGCGGCGGCTCTGGTGTTCTCGTGCATGGGGGCGGCGTACGGGACGGCGAAGAGCGGAGTTGGGGTGGCGTCGATGGGAGTGATGCGTCCGGAGCTGGTTATGAAGTCGATAGTCCCGGTTGTTATGGCTGGTGTGTTGGGTATCTATGGCCTTATCATAGCTGTCATTATTAGTACTGGGATTAACCCCAAGGCTAAGTCTTACTATCTCTTCGATGGCTATGCTCACTTGTCTTCTGGTCTCTCTTGTGGACTCGCTGGTCTCTCTGCTGGTATGGCCATTGGGATTGTCGGTGATGCCGGTGTCAG GGCTAATGCACAGCAGCCAAAGCTGTTCGTGGGTATGATTCTAATCCTTATCTTTGCTGAAGCACTTGCTCTCTATGGTCTCATTGTGGGGATCATCCTTTCATCCCGAGCAGGCCAATCTCGTGCAGATTAA